A genome region from Salvia splendens isolate huo1 chromosome 19, SspV2, whole genome shotgun sequence includes the following:
- the LOC121778691 gene encoding uncharacterized protein LOC121778691, giving the protein MDCSRDERRWCCYHPTEMVVGVCALCLNEKLLVVAKRRQRTHYSFLPKIFALTNLRRSHTPSSPSPEDSFISIKFEENGVASWDKGKTSKIAHDEKYCDEKFKSVVENTKPRRSLRWRRRIGHLFHLIKRKRQAKASSAPSTLKGRMLNIGGYGF; this is encoded by the exons atggatTGCAGCAGAGATGAGAGGAGATGGTGCTGTTATCATCCAACAGAAATGGTAGTTGGAGTTTGTGCTTTATGCTTGAATGAAAAGCTCTTAGTTGTTGCAAAGCGACGCCAACGAACTCACTACTCTTTCTTACCAAAAATCTTTGCTCTTACCAATCTGCGCAGATCCCAcactccttcttctccatctccagAAG ACTCATTCATATCAATCAAGTTCGAAGAGAATGGTGTGGCCTCATGGGACAAAGGGAAAACCTCCAAAATTGCACATGATGAGAAATATTGTGATGAAAAGTTCAAGAGTGTGGTCGAAAACACGAAGCCACGCAGGTCGCTGAGGTGGCGGAGGCGGATTGGCCACCTCTTCCACCTCATCAAGCGGAAGAGGCAGGCCAAGGCCTCGTCAGCACCTAGCACCTTGAAGGGGAGAATGTTAAATATAGGTGGATATGGATTCTGA